A genomic stretch from Bradyrhizobium sp. 195 includes:
- a CDS encoding TRAP transporter large permease, with amino-acid sequence MITIDMMPPLMFGGLVFAMLIGFPVAFTLAALGLSFGFLAIHEGFFGFSFLQAIPERIYGSVLANELLLAIPFFTFMGSILERCGLAEDMLDSMGQLFGPIRGGLGYSVIIVGFILGAITGTVAAQVIAMALISMPVMIRYGYNMRYITGVLAASGTITQLVPPSLVLIVLADQLGKSVGDMYLGAWGPSLLQIALFAGYTFALSVIKPHHVPAVPKEARTLTGWALWRKCLLGIIPSAVLIFVVLGTMMLGLATPTEAGAMGAVGAIVLAVIHHKDFSSAGHKILLIGVAAAGVGTIIGIYFTPNLLFKIAFAIAYLAVAWVCIETIRIPDLRTLVKQGYETTMRITCMVTFILIGSTCFSIVFLGCNGGVWLEHMLTSLPGGVWGFLIFMNLFIFFIAFFLDFFEIAFIIIPMIAPIAQKLLTPVVGADAALIWFGVMLCVNMQTSFLHPPFGFALFYLRGVAPKEVKSSDIYWGAMPWIGLQAIMVAVVIAFPITVTGLLDAPRKVDLDKIKIEIPDIELPPPLDFGQPKN; translated from the coding sequence CCATGCTGATCGGATTTCCGGTCGCTTTCACGCTGGCCGCTCTCGGCCTTTCGTTCGGTTTTCTCGCGATCCACGAAGGATTTTTCGGGTTTAGCTTCCTCCAGGCAATCCCCGAGCGCATCTACGGCAGCGTTCTGGCAAACGAACTGCTGCTGGCAATTCCGTTCTTCACGTTCATGGGATCGATCCTCGAGCGATGCGGCCTCGCAGAGGACATGCTGGATTCGATGGGGCAGTTGTTCGGCCCCATTCGCGGCGGTCTCGGTTATTCCGTGATCATTGTCGGTTTCATCCTCGGTGCCATCACGGGCACCGTGGCGGCGCAGGTGATCGCGATGGCGCTGATCTCGATGCCCGTGATGATCCGCTACGGCTACAACATGCGCTACATCACCGGCGTGCTCGCGGCCTCCGGCACCATCACCCAGCTGGTGCCTCCCTCACTGGTTCTGATCGTGCTCGCGGACCAGCTTGGGAAGTCGGTTGGTGATATGTATCTGGGCGCCTGGGGCCCATCGCTGCTTCAGATCGCACTCTTCGCGGGCTACACGTTTGCTCTGAGCGTGATCAAGCCGCATCACGTTCCGGCGGTGCCCAAGGAAGCAAGGACGCTCACAGGTTGGGCGCTCTGGCGCAAATGCCTGTTGGGCATCATCCCGTCCGCCGTCCTGATCTTCGTGGTGCTCGGCACGATGATGCTCGGCCTCGCGACCCCGACCGAAGCAGGCGCGATGGGCGCAGTCGGCGCGATCGTCCTCGCCGTCATCCATCACAAGGATTTCAGCTCGGCTGGTCACAAGATATTGCTGATCGGCGTTGCGGCCGCGGGTGTCGGTACCATCATCGGCATCTACTTCACGCCGAATCTGCTGTTCAAGATCGCCTTTGCGATTGCCTATCTCGCAGTCGCCTGGGTTTGCATCGAGACGATCAGGATTCCCGACCTCCGCACCCTGGTCAAGCAGGGCTATGAGACCACCATGCGCATCACCTGCATGGTGACGTTCATCCTGATCGGATCGACCTGCTTCTCGATCGTCTTTCTCGGTTGCAATGGTGGTGTCTGGCTGGAGCACATGCTGACATCGCTGCCGGGCGGGGTCTGGGGCTTCCTGATCTTCATGAACCTCTTCATCTTCTTCATCGCCTTCTTCCTCGACTTCTTCGAGATCGCCTTCATCATCATCCCGATGATCGCGCCGATCGCGCAGAAGCTGCTCACTCCCGTCGTCGGGGCGGATGCGGCCTTGATCTGGTTCGGTGTCATGCTCTGCGTCAACATGCAGACCTCGTTCCTGCATCCGCCCTTCGGCTTCGCCTTGTTCTATCTGCGGGGTGTGGCGCCGAAGGAGGTCAAGAGCTCGGACATTTATTGGGGCGCGATGCCCTGGATCGGCCTGCAGGCGATCATGGTCGCGGTCGTCATCGCGTTCCCGATCACCGTCACCGGGCTGCTGGACGCTCCCAGGAAGGTGGATCTGGACAAGATCAAGATCGAAATTCCGGATATTGAGCTGCCACCGCCGCTCGATTTCGGCCAGCCGAAGAATTGA